The Glycine soja cultivar W05 chromosome 6, ASM419377v2, whole genome shotgun sequence genome has a window encoding:
- the LOC114414587 gene encoding tubulin beta chain, with the protein MREILHVQGGQCGNQIGSKFWEVICDEHGIDPTGKYNDEGNSGIQLERINVYYNEASGGRYVPRAVLMDLEPGTMDSIRSGPYGKIFRPDNFVFGQSGAGNNWAKGHYTEGAELIDSVLDVVRKEAENCDCLQGFQVCHSLGGGTGSGMGTLLISKIREEYPDRMMLTFSVFPSPKVSDTVVEPYNATLSVHQLVENADECMVLDNEALYDICFRTLKLSTPSFGDLNHLISATMSGVTCCLRFPGQLNSDLRKLAVNLIPFPRLHFFMVGFAPLTSRGSQQYVSLTVPELTQQMWDAKNMMCAADPRHGRYLTASAMFRGKMSTKEVDEQMINVQNKNSSYFVEWIPNNVKSSVCDIPPRNLKMSSTFIGNSTSIQEMFRRVSEQFTAMYRRKAFLHWYTGEGMDEMEFTEAESNMNDLVAEYQQYQDATAEEDDEYEDEGEEQYVE; encoded by the exons ATGAGAGAGATCCTGCACGTTCAGGGAGGCCAATGCGGTAACCAAATCGGTTCCAAGTTCTGGGAGGTGATATGCGACGAGCACGGCATCGATCCTACCGGAAAGTACAACGACGAAGGCAACAGCGGCATCCAACTCGAGAGGATCAATGTCTATTACAATGAGGCCTCTGGCGGAAGGTACGTTCCGAGAGCCGTGCTTATGGATCTCGAACCTGGAACCATGGACAGCATCAGATCTGGCCCCTACGGCAAGATCTTCCGCCCTGACAACTTCGTCTTCGGCCAGTCCGGCGCCGGTAACAATTGGGCCAAAGGTCATTACACCGAAGGCGCCGAGCTGATCGACTCCGTTCTCGATGTCGTTCGCAAAGAGGCTGAAAACTGCGATTGCCTGCAAG GTTTTCAAGTTTGCCACTCTCTTGGAGGAGGCACAGGTTCTGGCATGGGAACACTGTTGATATCAAAAATTAGGGAGGAATACCCAGACAGAATGATGCTCACTTTCTCTGTTTTCCCATCTCCAAAAGTTTCTGACACAGTTGTGGAGCCATACAATGCCACTTTGTCTGTACACCAACTGGTTGAAAATGCAGATGAATGCATGGTTCTTGACAATGAAGCACTTTATGACATTTGCTTTAGGACATTGAAACTCAGCACCCCTAGCT TTGGTGATCTCAACCATCTGATTTCTGCGACCATGAGTGGGGTTACCTGTTGTCTGAGGTTTCCTGGACAACTGAACTCTGACCTCAGGAAGCTGGCTGTCAATCTGATTCCATTTCCCCGTCTTCACTTCTTTATGGTGGGGTTTGCACCTCTCACTTCTCGTGGGTCTCAGCAATATGTCTCCCTTACTGTCCCAGAGCTGACTCAACAAATGTGGGATGCCAAAAATATGATGTGTGCTGCTGATCCCCGACACGGCCGATACTTGACTGCATCTGCTATGTTCAGGGGAAAGATGAGCACCAAAGAGGTTGATGAACAAATGATCAATGTGCAGAACAAGAACTCATCATACTTTGTTGAATGGATTCCCAACAATGTGAAGTCCAGTGTGTGTGATATTCCACCCAGGAATTTGAAGATGTCATCCACCTTTATTGGGAACTCGACATCAATTCAAGAGATGTTTAGGAGGGTCAGTGAGCAGTTCACTGCTATGTACCGGCGCAAAGCCTTCTTGCATTGGTACACTGGGGAGGGTATGGACGAGATGGAGTTCACTGAGGCAGAGAGTAATATGAATGATTTGGTAGCAGAGTACCAGCAGTACCAGGATGCAACCGCAGAGGAGGATGATGAATACGAGGATGAAGGTGAGGAGCAGTATGTTGAATAG
- the LOC114414588 gene encoding uncharacterized protein LOC114414588: MMMKQGASENEVAEILLSLPSLIREFECGCGILPPPSWGCKRKRSTIAVDPKTLQKAASSPATPLSFSLSESDENPTTLVSRRRRRRRRNVSLKRKREHYLRIIQDLTKDNDLLRGEIKNVNGYCDMKKEYNLKLKARKQELSQGGLVHKQAQQQFQFSGMAHHPPLILNQTAGSGQIKGGEGVVGLAHATTSLGVASLSSSNNVGPVGIPDLNLPLDEPMTMEFCEALDMNVADKNLSRSMAAAQARQNRLQKYRFKNPIGISKPRYSCR, from the exons ATGATGATGAAACAGGGTGCGAGTGAGAACGAGGTTGCTGAAATCCTCCTTAGCCTCCCAAGTCTTATTCGGGAATTTGAGTGTGGCTGTGGAATCCTACCACCTCCTTCGTGGGGTTGCAAGAGAAAGAGATCTACGATTGCCGTTGATCCTAAAACACTACAAAAAGCAGCTTCAAGTCCTGCCACTCCTCTCTCCTTCTCGCTCAGTGAGTCCGATGAAAACCCCACCACGCTCGtcagtagaagaagaagaagaagaagaagaaacgttTCTCTCAAAagg AAGAGAGAACACTATCTCAGGATAATACAAGATTTGACCAAAGATAACGATTTGCTCCGTGGG GAGATAAAGAATGTGAATGGTTACTGTGACATGAAGAAGGAGTACAATTTAAAGTTGAAGGCAAGGAAACAAGAg cTAAGTCAAGGTGGTCTCGTTCACAAGCAAGCACAACAGCAATTCCAATTTTCAGGCATGGCGCATCATCCACCGTTGATCTTGAATCAGACGGCTGGATCAGGCCAAATAAAAGGCGGCGAGGGAGTTGTTGGTCTTGCTCACGCAACGACGTCGTTGGGAGTGGCATCCTTAAGTAGCAGTAATAATGTGGGCCCAGTTGGAATTCCCGATCTGAACCTGCCACTCGATGAGCCCATGACAATGGAGTTTTGTGAAGCGTTGGATATGAACGTGGCCGATAAGAATCTGAGTAGGTCCATGGCAGCTGCTCAGGCCCGCCAGAATAGGCTTCAAAAATACAGGTTCAAGAATCCAATTGGAATTAGTAAACCCCGTTACTCTTGTAGATGA
- the LOC114414586 gene encoding uncharacterized protein LOC114414586 yields the protein MGAVCSAGMVEKNGELGGKSLGFSGKLKKENSFVNRREAFSDSRSNSGHDRKKKKHDTGFSRELGLSIPSPGGKQVNQRGSFLGKAGERAVEVLDTIGSGMPKLNTNTGFVSGTTFRGNKISILAFEVANTITKGAILFQSLAEENIQFLKNEVLQSEGVQLLVSNDVEKLITLAEADKREELNVFSREVIRFGNMCKDPQWHNLDRYFSRLDFDVLDDKRYQEDAEKTMQEFTSLVRNTAELYHELNAYERFEQDYLQKIKEMESLNLPLKGESITMFQSELKHQRKLVRSLKKKSLWSRTLEEIVEKLVDIVTYIHQAIYEFVGNHGTAATKHSEGSERLGEAGLALHYANIINQINMVASRPTALPPNTRDTLYHGLPNNIKAALPSQLQTIGDMKELSITRIKAEMDKILQWLAPLATNTVKAHQGFGWVGEWANASNDFGDNTSKESNLIRLETLYYADKRKIDVYIIELLAWLHHLISSVKSRQNTLRPMPTTRSPPKGLELQSKMRQFLILSVDSSNKPLGTQISHEDRRLLEEVIARRKSPGLSKSEDLGLAKKRHVKDLQVTKSAGSSPAKEFFGTRQVFNHQNYNVLDIMDGLGY from the exons ATGGGAGCGGTTTGTTCGGCTGGTATGGTGGAGAAAAATGGTGAACTTGGAGGGAAGAGTTTGGGGTTTTCTGGGAAGCTTAAGAAGGAAAATAGCTTTGTGAATCGGAGAGAAGCTTTTTCAGATTCAAGGTCTAATAGTGGTCatgatagaaagaaaaagaagcatgatACTGGGTTTTCCCGTGAACTTGGTCTATCGATTCCTTCACCTGGGGGAAAACAG GTGAACCAGAGGGGTTCTTTTCTGGGAAAAGCAGGTGAGAGAGCAGTGGAAGTTCTGGACACAATTGGAAGTGGCATGCCAAAGTTAAACACTAATACTGGGTTTGTCTCTGGCACAACTTTTAGAGGGAATAAGATATCAATACTGGCATTCGAAGTAGCTAATACAATAACCAAAGGAGCAATTTTGTTTCAATCACTTGCTGAAGAAAACATTCAGTTCCTTAAAAATGAGGTTTTACAATCGGAGGGGGTTCAGCTATTGGTATCGAATGATGTGGAGAAGTTAATAACTCTTGCTGAGGCTGACAAAAG GGAAGAACTCAATGTCTTCTCAAGGGAAGTAATTAGGTTTGGAAATATGTGTAAAGATCCACAGTGGCACAACCTAGACAGATATTTCTCAAG ATTAGACTTTGATGTCCTGGATGACAAACGATATCAGGAAGATGCAGAAAAGACGATGCAGGAGTTTACCAGCCTAGTTCGGAATACTGCT GAATTATACCATGAGTTAAATGCTTATGAACGTTTTGAACAAGATTATCTGCAAAAGATTAAGGAAATGGAGTCCTTAAATCTTCCTCTAAAAG GGGAGAGTATCACAATGTTTCAAAGTGAGCTAAAGCACCAAAGAAAGCTTGTGAGGAGCTTGAAAAAGAAGTCTCTTTGGTCCAGAACTTTGGAAGAG ATAGTTGAAAAGCTTGTAGATATTGTTACCTATATACATCAAGCAATTTATGAGTTCGTTGGAAATCATG GTACAGCTGCAACCAAGCACAGTGAGGGTTCTGAAAGACTAGGAGAAGCTGGTCTTGCACTGCACTATGCTAACATCATCAATCAGATAAATATGGTT GCATCTCGCCCAACTGCTCTTCCTCCAAACACCAGAGACACATTGTATCATGGTTTGCCCAACAATATTAAGGCTGCTCTTCCATCCCAGTTGCAAACCATTGGTGACATGAAAGAG CTCTCCATCACTCGGATCAAAGCTGAAATGGATAAGATTCTTCAGTGGCTTGCACCACTTGCTACAAATACAGTCAA AGCACATCAAGGTTTCGGATGGGTTGGTGAATGGGCAAACGCAAG TAATGACTTTGGTGATAACACCTCCAAAGAAAGTAACCTGATTCGCCTGGAGACACTTTATTACGCTGATAAGAGGAAGATAGATGTTTACATCATTGAATTGTTGGCATGGCTTCACCATTTGATTAGCTCTGTAAAATCTAGACAGAATACCTTGAGACCAATGCCTACAACACGGTCTCCTCCAAAAGGACTCGAACTTCAGTCTAAGATGCGACAGTTTTTAATTCTATCTGTGGATAGTAGCAACAAGCCGTTGGGAACTCAAATTTCTCATGAGGATAGGAGACTATTGGAGGAGGTTATTGCAAGGAGAAAGAGTCCAGGACTTAGCAAAAGTGAGGATCTTGGTTTGGCCAAGAAAAGACACGTCAAAGATTTGCAAGTGACCAAAAGTGCTGGGAGTTCACCTGCCAAGGAATTCTTCGGTACAAGACAAGTCTTTAACCACCAAAACTATAACGTTTTGGATATTATGGATGGGTTGGGTTACTGA